The proteins below come from a single Cupriavidus pauculus genomic window:
- a CDS encoding CaiB/BaiF CoA transferase family protein: protein MPAKPYAGLKVLDFTRVLAGPYCTMLLGDLGADVVKVELPGTGDPLRLQGPPFHAGDGLTFLACNRNKRSLALDLKSAEGIALARRLAREADVLVENFRPGVMARLGLDYASLAADAPRLVYASISGYGSEGPDSRSGAFDLTIQAMGGYMSLTGDEAGGPIKLGTSAIDLAAGMHCEVAIAAALLQRLQTGTGQHVETSLLESQVALLVDTAVDYFRTGKVPGRRGAASTHAAPCKAFRTRDGAWLVIDAAQDDHFMALLAIVGRTSMQRDPRFSSGTARFGHQAELYALLEPRIAAFDLAALAFALREAGVPHAPVHDIGQALEHCHATHRDMVTSSAGVGGTALPQVASAVSYSAFDIGSGWTAPPSVGQHSAEVLAEWLGMSAADIDTLTSIALNGDPRT from the coding sequence ATGCCCGCCAAACCCTATGCAGGGCTGAAGGTCCTCGATTTCACGCGGGTACTTGCCGGCCCCTATTGCACGATGCTGCTGGGCGATCTCGGTGCCGACGTGGTGAAGGTCGAACTGCCGGGCACCGGCGATCCGTTGCGCCTGCAGGGTCCGCCGTTCCATGCCGGCGATGGGCTGACGTTCCTCGCATGCAACCGCAACAAACGCTCGCTCGCGCTAGATCTGAAATCGGCCGAGGGCATCGCGCTGGCGCGTCGCCTCGCGCGCGAGGCCGACGTACTCGTCGAGAACTTCCGTCCCGGCGTCATGGCGCGCCTCGGACTCGATTACGCAAGTCTCGCGGCCGATGCGCCGCGGCTCGTCTACGCCTCCATTTCCGGATACGGATCCGAAGGACCCGACAGCCGCAGCGGCGCCTTCGACCTGACCATTCAGGCGATGGGCGGCTATATGAGCCTGACCGGTGACGAGGCAGGCGGCCCCATCAAGCTCGGCACGTCGGCCATCGATCTTGCGGCGGGCATGCATTGCGAGGTCGCCATTGCGGCGGCATTGTTGCAGCGGCTTCAGACCGGCACGGGGCAGCACGTGGAAACGAGCCTGCTGGAAAGCCAGGTAGCGCTGCTCGTCGACACGGCCGTCGATTACTTCCGCACTGGCAAGGTACCCGGGCGCAGAGGTGCCGCGAGTACGCATGCCGCCCCTTGCAAGGCGTTTCGCACACGCGACGGCGCATGGCTGGTCATCGATGCCGCACAGGACGACCACTTCATGGCGTTGCTGGCCATCGTCGGCCGCACGAGCATGCAGCGCGACCCAAGGTTTTCCTCGGGCACCGCGCGCTTCGGGCATCAGGCAGAACTCTATGCCCTGCTCGAGCCGCGCATCGCGGCGTTCGACCTCGCGGCGCTGGCCTTCGCCTTGCGCGAGGCCGGCGTTCCGCATGCTCCCGTGCACGACATCGGGCAGGCGCTCGAGCATTGCCACGCGACCCATCGGGACATGGTGACCTCGTCGGCGGGCGTCGGGGGTACCGCGTTGCCGCAAGTGGCATCGGCCGTGAGCTATTCGGCGTTCGATATCGGTAGCGGCTGGACCGCCCCGCCGTCCGTCGGCCAGCACAGCGCCGAGGTGCTGGCCGAATGGCTGGGCATGTCGGCCGCGGATATCGATACCCTTACATCCATCGCACTCAACGGTGACCCACGAACATGA
- the gcvA gene encoding transcriptional regulator GcvA: protein MSWQLPSLTALRTFEAAARHLSFTRAAQELNLTQSAVSRQIRQTEEYLGLMLFQRVKKRLVLTEAGRSYVEDIRASLEQMQTATVNLLAHKGKGGIIRLATPPAFCARWLIPRLADFSTRFPNIFVNLSTRAHPFDFQSEPLDAAIYYGANDWPGTVVTEPLVGEELLVVCSQGYYHAHREHLQSLTQFGHHVLLQQTSRQTCWPQWMQSHGVSGVNGIAGPRFEHLYMVLQAAVAGLGLGLLPRILIEDEVATGRLVVPFPGTFVSDDAYCLVFPEAKRNESRLELFRAWIHEEARKPTAPSP from the coding sequence ATGAGTTGGCAACTACCTTCACTGACCGCACTACGCACTTTCGAGGCCGCCGCGCGCCACCTGAGTTTCACGCGCGCCGCGCAGGAGCTGAACCTGACGCAGAGCGCCGTCAGCCGTCAGATCCGCCAGACCGAGGAATACCTGGGCCTGATGCTGTTCCAGCGCGTGAAGAAGCGCCTTGTCCTCACCGAAGCGGGACGCAGCTATGTGGAAGATATCCGCGCGTCGCTCGAACAGATGCAGACGGCCACGGTGAACCTGCTCGCGCACAAGGGCAAGGGCGGCATCATCCGGCTGGCCACGCCGCCCGCGTTCTGCGCGCGCTGGCTCATTCCGCGGCTGGCGGATTTCTCCACGCGCTTTCCCAATATCTTCGTCAATCTCTCCACGCGCGCGCATCCGTTCGACTTCCAGTCGGAGCCGCTCGACGCCGCCATCTATTACGGTGCGAACGACTGGCCCGGCACGGTCGTTACCGAACCGCTCGTGGGCGAGGAGTTACTCGTGGTGTGTTCGCAGGGTTACTACCACGCGCATCGCGAGCATCTGCAATCCCTCACGCAGTTCGGACATCATGTGCTCCTGCAGCAGACGAGCCGCCAGACCTGCTGGCCGCAATGGATGCAGAGCCACGGCGTATCCGGCGTCAACGGCATTGCGGGGCCGCGTTTCGAGCATCTCTATATGGTGCTGCAGGCGGCCGTGGCCGGGCTGGGCCTGGGACTGCTGCCGCGTATCCTGATCGAGGACGAAGTGGCCACCGGGCGCCTCGTGGTGCCGTTTCCGGGAACCTTCGTCAGTGACGACGCCTACTGCCTCGTCTTTCCGGAGGCCAAGCGGAACGAGTCGCGGCTCGAGCTGTTCCGCGCATGGATCCACGAAGAAGCCCGCAAGCCGACCGCGCCATCGCCGTAG
- a CDS encoding Bug family tripartite tricarboxylate transporter substrate binding protein, which produces MLQKFTVLMVMLGAAIGVTPAAAEPTYPDKPIRLIVPQPPGGANDNLARIVSDRLSPRIKQAVVVDNRPGAGITVGTSIAAKSPADGYTMLMVNSIMFSASPSLYKNIPYDPVGDFLPVASLGVGAYALVVAESFPAQNFADFVKLMKANPGKYNYSSSGIGSTPHLITEMLKRAAGFEATHVPYKGGGPSIVALMGGEISFTVESTSTIEPHVRAGKLRVLAVTSNQRLATYPDVPTVAESGIPGFEVTALYSLAVPKGTPQAAVDKLGKEVALVVSSPEVGKAFDKQGVQAVSLPADQVQARTRSEVANWSRIVREANIKAE; this is translated from the coding sequence ATGCTGCAGAAGTTCACCGTCTTGATGGTCATGCTCGGCGCGGCAATCGGCGTCACGCCCGCGGCGGCCGAGCCCACCTATCCCGACAAGCCCATCCGCCTCATCGTCCCGCAACCGCCCGGAGGGGCCAACGACAACCTCGCGCGCATCGTGAGCGACCGGCTCTCGCCGCGCATCAAGCAGGCCGTGGTCGTCGATAACCGCCCCGGCGCGGGCATCACGGTCGGGACTTCCATCGCCGCAAAATCGCCAGCCGACGGGTACACGATGCTGATGGTCAATTCCATCATGTTCTCGGCGAGCCCGAGCCTGTACAAGAATATTCCGTACGATCCGGTCGGCGACTTCCTGCCCGTCGCGAGCCTCGGCGTCGGCGCCTACGCGCTGGTGGTCGCCGAAAGTTTTCCGGCGCAGAACTTCGCCGACTTCGTAAAGCTGATGAAGGCCAATCCGGGCAAGTACAACTACTCGTCCTCGGGTATCGGCAGCACGCCGCATCTGATCACGGAGATGCTCAAGCGCGCGGCCGGATTCGAGGCCACGCACGTGCCCTACAAGGGCGGCGGTCCCTCCATCGTCGCGTTGATGGGTGGCGAGATCTCGTTCACCGTCGAAAGCACATCGACGATCGAGCCGCACGTCCGGGCCGGCAAGCTGCGCGTACTGGCCGTGACGAGCAACCAGCGGCTCGCGACGTATCCCGACGTGCCGACCGTCGCGGAGAGCGGCATTCCCGGATTCGAAGTGACCGCGCTTTATAGCCTTGCCGTACCCAAGGGCACGCCCCAGGCCGCCGTCGACAAGCTCGGCAAGGAGGTGGCGCTCGTGGTCTCGTCGCCGGAGGTCGGCAAGGCCTTCGACAAGCAGGGCGTCCAGGCGGTGAGCCTGCCCGCCGACCAGGTGCAGGCGCGCACGCGCTCCGAAGTCGCCAACTGGTCCCGGATCGTCAGGGAAGCGAACATCAAGGCCGAATGA
- a CDS encoding CaiB/BaiF CoA transferase family protein encodes MQKTDKPLSGVRVLDFTRFFAGPYCAQLLGDLGADVVKVESPDGGDPLREQGPPYFKDNGITWYATNRNKRSIALDLRSDEGKQTARALCLKADVVLENFRPDIMGRMGLDYEALAADAPRLIYASISGFGPDGPDAGLGAFDLTIQGVGGYMSITGSREGAPVKLGTSAFDMLAGMNCQTAIIAALLQRERTGRGQRVMTSLLESEIAFLANAALEYLMTGQEPQKWGSEHAQQVPYKAFQTADGWAVIGAGFQGFFESFMKILGLSELVQDERFATMSGRVVHRGELYAMLDAEVRKWPTADIIARLEEAGVPCAPVNNMSQVFANQQVRHRGMQLTLNHPRYGEVPTLGPAMRYSGFDITDGWTAPPEVGEHSEAVMREWLG; translated from the coding sequence ATGCAGAAGACAGACAAGCCGCTGAGTGGTGTACGGGTTCTCGATTTCACGCGATTCTTTGCGGGGCCCTACTGCGCCCAGCTGCTTGGCGACCTCGGGGCGGATGTGGTCAAGGTCGAATCGCCGGACGGCGGCGATCCGCTGCGCGAACAGGGGCCGCCCTATTTCAAGGACAACGGCATCACGTGGTACGCGACCAACCGCAACAAGCGGTCCATCGCGCTGGACCTTCGCAGCGACGAAGGCAAGCAGACCGCGCGCGCGCTCTGCCTCAAGGCCGACGTGGTGCTGGAAAACTTCCGTCCCGACATCATGGGCCGCATGGGCCTGGACTACGAGGCGCTGGCGGCGGACGCGCCACGACTGATCTATGCGTCGATATCGGGATTCGGTCCCGATGGTCCGGACGCTGGGCTCGGCGCGTTCGATCTCACGATCCAGGGTGTCGGCGGGTATATGAGCATCACGGGCTCCCGCGAAGGCGCGCCGGTCAAGCTCGGCACCTCCGCGTTCGATATGCTTGCAGGGATGAATTGTCAGACCGCGATCATCGCCGCGCTGCTACAGCGGGAGCGAACGGGCCGGGGTCAGCGCGTCATGACCAGCCTGCTGGAGAGCGAGATCGCCTTTCTCGCCAACGCCGCGCTCGAGTATCTGATGACCGGACAGGAGCCCCAGAAATGGGGATCCGAACATGCGCAGCAGGTTCCCTACAAGGCCTTTCAGACCGCAGACGGCTGGGCCGTCATCGGCGCGGGCTTCCAGGGGTTCTTCGAATCGTTCATGAAGATACTGGGTCTTTCGGAACTCGTTCAGGACGAACGCTTCGCCACGATGTCGGGACGCGTGGTGCACCGCGGCGAGCTCTACGCCATGCTCGACGCCGAGGTGCGCAAATGGCCGACCGCGGACATCATCGCGCGGCTCGAGGAAGCGGGCGTGCCCTGCGCGCCCGTCAACAATATGAGCCAGGTCTTCGCGAACCAGCAGGTCCGGCATCGCGGCATGCAACTGACGCTGAATCATCCGCGGTATGGCGAGGTGCCGACGCTCGGCCCCGCGATGCGCTACAGCGGCTTCGATATCACCGACGGCTGGACCGCGCCGCCCGAAGTCGGCGAGCACAGCGAAGCCGTCATGCGGGAATGGCTCGGCTGA
- a CDS encoding LysR family transcriptional regulator, which produces MNDVNQRRLRYFHEVLTLGSIRAAADRINTAPSVITRQIRLLEEEVGSVLFERAPHGMLPTEAAHHLLEYWRGCQTQKQHLEDQLNQMRGLERGHVRLAIGEGFVDSLMDDVLGAFSDRYPKIEVVVSVVSVSDVVAEVIDDIAHVGLAYNPPVAADAHCRVSASHPVKLLVGASHPLARRKGPVSLDQILAHPLALMSKDYGLGQLIQAVAYAEKLRIAPALTANSLVVLKRFLRAGKGVTFAPEFAAVRELASGELVARPIHHPMFQAAQAKLLVRAGRPLSPAADALRKWMLSRMTAFSRAIPA; this is translated from the coding sequence ATGAACGACGTGAACCAGCGGCGGCTGCGTTACTTTCATGAAGTGCTGACGCTGGGCTCTATCCGCGCCGCGGCCGACCGCATCAATACGGCGCCGTCGGTCATCACGCGGCAGATCCGGCTGCTGGAGGAAGAGGTGGGCAGCGTGCTGTTCGAACGCGCGCCGCACGGCATGCTGCCGACGGAGGCAGCGCATCATCTGCTCGAATACTGGCGTGGGTGCCAGACGCAGAAGCAGCATCTGGAGGACCAGCTCAACCAGATGCGCGGGCTCGAACGCGGTCATGTGCGCCTGGCGATCGGCGAGGGCTTCGTCGATAGCCTGATGGACGATGTGCTCGGCGCGTTCTCTGACCGCTATCCGAAGATCGAGGTCGTGGTCAGCGTGGTGTCGGTCAGCGATGTCGTGGCGGAGGTGATCGACGACATCGCGCACGTGGGCCTGGCCTACAACCCGCCCGTCGCGGCGGATGCGCACTGCCGCGTCAGCGCATCGCACCCGGTGAAGCTGCTGGTCGGCGCATCCCACCCGCTCGCCCGGCGCAAGGGCCCGGTGTCGCTGGACCAGATACTGGCGCATCCGCTGGCGCTGATGAGCAAGGACTACGGCCTGGGGCAACTGATCCAGGCCGTGGCCTATGCGGAGAAACTGCGCATCGCGCCAGCGCTGACCGCCAACTCGCTCGTGGTCCTCAAGCGTTTTCTGCGCGCGGGCAAGGGCGTGACCTTCGCCCCGGAGTTCGCCGCCGTCCGGGAGCTCGCGTCAGGCGAGCTGGTCGCGCGGCCGATCCATCATCCGATGTTCCAGGCGGCACAGGCCAAGCTGCTGGTGCGCGCGGGGCGGCCACTGTCACCGGCCGCCGATGCCTTGCGGAAGTGGATGCTGTCGCGGATGACGGCGTTCAGCCGAGCCATTCCCGCATGA
- a CDS encoding M81 family metallopeptidase: MRILIAGFQHETNTFAPSRADYDNFVRGEGFPAMSRGDAMLALRDVNIPAGGFIAEAQAQGHALLPVVWAAASPSAHVTRAAYERIAGEITDAAARLAPDAIYLDLHGAMVAEHIDDGEGELLSRLREIVGPRVPIVASLDLHANVTERMLAMADALVAYRTYPHVDMADTGRACARLLSRIAGGQRLARISRRLPFLIPVNAMCTLMAPAKQIYERIAGLEATTPVASMSFTPGFPAADFPGCGPVVWGYAEDANVARVTVDALYAAVADDEGAWAIDLLSPDAAVREAMRIAANAARPVVIADTQDNPFGGADANTTGMLRALIDNGATDAALGLLYDPAVAALAHEAGVGATITCALGGHSGVAGDAPLEASFEVAYLSDGRCVFEGPMMTGSRVDVGPTACLRIGGAGGISVVVSSAKTSMNDRNLFRMAGIEPERMKILVNKSSVHFRADFGPIAEAILVAKAPGPMAADPADLPWTSLACGMRLKPNGAAFRAAQSSQGPQ; this comes from the coding sequence ATGCGGATTCTGATCGCTGGCTTCCAGCACGAGACCAACACCTTCGCGCCGAGCCGCGCCGACTACGACAACTTCGTGCGCGGCGAAGGCTTTCCCGCGATGTCGCGCGGCGACGCCATGCTCGCGCTGCGGGACGTGAACATTCCCGCGGGCGGCTTTATCGCGGAGGCGCAGGCACAGGGGCATGCGCTGCTGCCCGTCGTCTGGGCCGCCGCCAGCCCCTCCGCGCACGTCACGCGCGCGGCCTACGAGCGCATTGCGGGCGAGATCACCGATGCCGCCGCGCGCCTCGCGCCCGATGCGATCTACCTCGACCTCCATGGCGCGATGGTCGCCGAGCATATCGACGACGGCGAAGGCGAGTTGCTGTCGCGACTGCGCGAGATCGTGGGCCCGCGAGTCCCGATCGTCGCCTCGCTGGACCTCCATGCCAATGTCACCGAGCGCATGCTGGCGATGGCGGACGCGCTCGTCGCGTATCGCACGTATCCGCACGTCGATATGGCCGATACGGGGCGTGCCTGCGCACGGCTGCTATCGCGAATCGCCGGTGGCCAGCGGCTGGCCCGCATCTCGCGGCGCCTGCCGTTCCTGATTCCCGTCAACGCGATGTGCACACTGATGGCGCCGGCGAAGCAGATCTACGAACGTATCGCCGGCCTCGAAGCCACCACCCCGGTCGCCTCGATGTCTTTCACGCCGGGGTTTCCCGCGGCCGACTTTCCCGGCTGCGGCCCCGTGGTGTGGGGCTATGCCGAGGACGCGAACGTGGCCCGCGTTACCGTCGACGCGCTCTACGCAGCCGTCGCGGATGACGAAGGGGCATGGGCCATCGACCTCCTGTCGCCCGACGCCGCCGTGCGCGAGGCCATGCGGATTGCCGCGAACGCCGCGCGTCCGGTCGTGATCGCCGACACGCAGGACAACCCGTTTGGCGGCGCGGACGCGAACACCACGGGCATGCTGCGCGCGCTGATCGACAACGGCGCCACCGACGCCGCGCTCGGCCTGCTCTACGACCCGGCCGTGGCGGCGCTCGCGCACGAGGCCGGCGTCGGTGCCACCATTACCTGCGCGCTCGGCGGCCACTCTGGCGTGGCCGGCGATGCGCCGCTCGAAGCGTCCTTCGAGGTCGCCTATCTGTCCGATGGCCGCTGTGTGTTCGAAGGCCCGATGATGACCGGTTCCAGGGTCGATGTCGGTCCCACCGCGTGTTTGCGCATCGGTGGCGCCGGCGGCATCAGCGTGGTGGTCTCCAGCGCCAAGACCTCGATGAACGATCGCAACCTGTTCCGCATGGCAGGCATCGAGCCGGAGCGCATGAAGATCCTCGTCAACAAGAGCTCGGTGCACTTCCGCGCCGACTTTGGTCCGATCGCGGAAGCGATCCTCGTGGCCAAGGCCCCGGGACCGATGGCCGCCGACCCGGCCGACCTCCCCTGGACATCGCTTGCCTGCGGCATGCGGCTCAAGCCGAATGGCGCCGCCTTCCGCGCAGCCCAATCTTCGCAAGGACCGCAATGA
- a CDS encoding D-cysteine desulfhydrase family protein — MNSPFDSLDRIARARLLDGPTPIQRLNRLESVLGKDVAIHVKRDDLMSLGAGGSKLRKLEFLMGDALAQGCDAFVTTGGLQSNHARLSAAACARLGLKCEVVLAPMVRYHGDGYRDNGNVLLDKLLGATVHEVPEGTDALAFAHERAAVLRSLGFKPYVAGLGGSTPVGALGYVSGARELLAQEAERGEAFSHIVLPTGSCGTHAGLSVGLAMASARPQRLQAFTVLSPRDVAMTKTRELIGHLQAQLEFASSEAADAVRIDEGQLGDDYGIPTDAMREAVRLMAQTEGLLLDPVYSGKAFAGLLHDIRHGAIPPGSSVLFIMTGGMPGLFAYREVFDADQVRRTSSSMLYLDR, encoded by the coding sequence ATGAACTCTCCGTTCGATTCCCTCGACCGTATCGCCCGCGCACGCCTCCTCGACGGTCCCACGCCCATCCAGCGGCTGAACCGGCTGGAATCCGTACTTGGCAAGGACGTGGCCATCCACGTCAAGCGCGACGACCTGATGAGCCTCGGCGCTGGCGGCAGCAAGCTCCGCAAGCTCGAGTTCCTGATGGGCGACGCCCTCGCGCAGGGGTGCGATGCGTTCGTGACCACCGGCGGCCTGCAGTCGAATCATGCACGCCTCAGCGCGGCCGCGTGCGCGCGGCTCGGCCTCAAGTGCGAAGTGGTACTCGCCCCGATGGTGCGCTACCACGGCGACGGGTATCGCGACAATGGCAACGTATTGCTGGACAAGCTGCTGGGCGCGACCGTCCACGAGGTGCCCGAAGGTACCGATGCGCTGGCGTTCGCGCACGAGCGCGCGGCCGTGTTGCGTTCGCTCGGCTTCAAACCCTATGTGGCGGGGCTCGGCGGCTCGACGCCCGTCGGCGCGCTCGGCTATGTGTCCGGCGCGCGGGAATTGCTGGCACAGGAAGCGGAGCGCGGCGAGGCGTTCTCTCACATCGTGCTCCCGACCGGCAGTTGCGGGACGCACGCGGGCCTCTCCGTCGGGCTGGCGATGGCCAGCGCGCGGCCCCAACGGCTGCAGGCGTTCACGGTACTGAGCCCTCGCGACGTGGCGATGACAAAGACGCGCGAGTTGATCGGGCACCTGCAGGCACAGCTCGAGTTCGCATCGTCCGAGGCTGCCGACGCGGTGCGCATCGACGAAGGCCAGCTCGGCGACGACTACGGCATACCGACCGATGCCATGCGCGAGGCCGTGCGGCTGATGGCGCAGACAGAAGGGCTGCTGCTGGACCCCGTCTACAGCGGCAAGGCCTTCGCCGGACTGCTGCACGACATCCGGCACGGCGCCATTCCGCCAGGCAGTAGCGTGCTGTTCATCATGACCGGCGGCATGCCGGGCCTGTTCGCCTACCGGGAGGTGTTCGACGCCGATCAGGTGCGCCGCACGTCGTCGTCGATGTTGTATCTCGATCGCTGA
- the metE gene encoding 5-methyltetrahydropteroyltriglutamate--homocysteine S-methyltransferase, translated as MTKTHNLGFPRIGAKRELKFALESYWKGESSREELTRVGAALRWRHWNDQKGLDLVPVGDFAFYDQMLDMSFTLGNLPDRVQGFHGDALDNYFRVARGRSAQSAEEHAACCGGVAAGEMTKWFDTNYHYIVPEFSSATTFSLDASRLLEHLAEARAAGVQAKPVIVGPLTYLALGKAKDDSDKLALLARLLPAYVELLATLAAQGVEWVQIDEPILVTELDDAWCAAFRTAYATLNGAGVKLLLATYFGQLLDNLPLVCELPVQGVHLDAINARGEVDALIAGLPADRVISLGVINGRNIWKTDLNAVLDWLEPVAKQLGDRLWIAPSCSLLHVPVDLASEQKLDADVKSWLAFALQKLDELRVLAGALRHGRHSVADALSANRAAIDARRQSPRVNNPAVKAAVAAIDAALGKRQRPYADRAPKQAAHLKLPLFPTTTIGSFPQTAAIRHARSQYKAGALDDARYRAAMEAEIARSVREQEALGLDVLVHGEAERNDMVEYFGEQLEGYAFSQFGWVQSYGSRCVKPPILFGDISRPKAMTVGWIQYAQSLTSKPMKGMLTGPVTILNWSFVRDDQPRSVSCYQLALAIREEVLDLERAGINVIQIDEAALREGLPLRRAQWKAYLDWAVESFRITANGVRDETQIHTHMCYSEFNDIIASIAEMDADVITIETSRSDMELLDAFDDFKYPNEIGPGVYDIHSPNIPSQEHIVQLMRKAAERVPGERLWVNPDCGLKTRQWAEVLPALTNMVAAARTLRAGG; from the coding sequence ATGACCAAGACCCATAACCTCGGCTTCCCGCGCATCGGCGCAAAGCGCGAGCTCAAGTTTGCCCTCGAGTCCTACTGGAAGGGCGAATCCTCGCGCGAGGAACTGACGCGCGTCGGTGCCGCGCTGCGATGGCGGCACTGGAACGACCAGAAGGGGCTGGACCTCGTACCTGTTGGCGATTTCGCGTTCTACGACCAGATGCTCGATATGAGCTTTACGCTCGGCAACCTGCCGGACCGCGTGCAGGGTTTTCATGGCGATGCGCTCGACAACTACTTCCGCGTGGCGCGCGGCCGCTCGGCGCAATCCGCGGAAGAGCATGCCGCATGCTGCGGCGGCGTGGCCGCCGGCGAGATGACCAAGTGGTTCGACACGAACTATCACTACATCGTGCCCGAGTTTTCGTCCGCCACGACGTTCAGCCTCGATGCGTCGCGCCTGCTCGAGCATCTGGCCGAAGCGCGCGCGGCCGGTGTGCAGGCCAAGCCCGTGATCGTGGGCCCGTTGACCTATCTGGCGCTGGGCAAGGCCAAGGATGACTCGGACAAGCTCGCGCTGCTGGCGCGTCTGCTGCCCGCCTATGTCGAACTGCTGGCGACGCTCGCCGCGCAGGGCGTCGAATGGGTGCAGATCGACGAGCCCATCCTCGTCACGGAACTCGACGACGCATGGTGCGCGGCGTTCCGCACGGCCTATGCCACGCTGAACGGTGCTGGCGTCAAGCTGCTGCTGGCAACCTACTTCGGCCAGTTGCTCGACAATCTGCCGCTGGTATGCGAACTGCCAGTGCAGGGCGTGCACCTCGATGCCATCAACGCGCGCGGCGAAGTGGACGCGCTGATCGCGGGCCTGCCGGCCGATCGCGTGATCTCGCTCGGCGTGATCAACGGCCGCAATATCTGGAAGACGGACCTGAACGCCGTACTGGACTGGCTCGAGCCGGTGGCGAAGCAACTCGGCGACCGGCTGTGGATCGCGCCGTCCTGCTCGCTGCTGCACGTGCCGGTGGATCTGGCCAGCGAGCAGAAGCTCGATGCCGACGTGAAATCGTGGCTGGCATTCGCGCTGCAGAAGCTCGACGAACTGCGGGTGCTGGCCGGCGCGCTGCGCCATGGTCGGCACAGCGTGGCCGACGCGCTGTCGGCCAACCGCGCCGCGATCGACGCGCGTCGCCAGTCGCCGCGTGTGAACAACCCCGCGGTCAAGGCCGCCGTGGCCGCCATCGACGCCGCGCTCGGCAAACGCCAGCGCCCGTATGCGGACCGCGCACCGAAGCAGGCCGCGCATCTGAAGCTACCGCTGTTCCCGACCACGACCATCGGCTCGTTCCCGCAGACGGCGGCCATTCGCCATGCGCGCAGCCAGTACAAGGCCGGCGCGCTCGACGATGCGCGCTATCGGGCGGCAATGGAAGCGGAGATTGCCCGCAGCGTGCGCGAGCAGGAAGCGCTGGGCCTCGACGTGCTGGTGCACGGTGAAGCGGAACGCAACGACATGGTCGAGTACTTCGGGGAGCAGCTCGAAGGCTACGCGTTCAGCCAGTTCGGCTGGGTGCAGTCCTATGGCTCGCGCTGCGTCAAGCCACCGATCCTGTTCGGCGATATCAGCCGTCCGAAGGCGATGACCGTGGGATGGATCCAGTATGCGCAGTCGCTGACGAGCAAGCCGATGAAGGGCATGCTCACCGGCCCGGTGACGATCCTGAACTGGTCGTTCGTGCGCGACGACCAGCCGCGGTCGGTATCGTGCTACCAGCTTGCGCTGGCCATCCGCGAGGAAGTACTCGACCTCGAGCGCGCGGGCATCAACGTGATCCAGATCGACGAGGCCGCGCTGCGCGAAGGCCTGCCGCTGCGCCGCGCGCAGTGGAAGGCGTACCTGGACTGGGCGGTGGAATCGTTCCGCATCACGGCCAATGGCGTGCGCGACGAAACGCAGATCCACACGCATATGTGCTACTCGGAGTTCAACGACATCATCGCGTCGATCGCCGAGATGGACGCCGACGTGATCACCATCGAGACGTCACGCTCGGATATGGAGCTGCTCGACGCGTTCGACGACTTCAAGTATCCGAACGAGATCGGGCCGGGCGTGTACGACATCCATTCGCCGAACATCCCGTCGCAGGAACACATCGTGCAACTGATGCGCAAGGCGGCCGAGCGCGTGCCCGGCGAGCGGCTCTGGGTAAATCCGGACTGCGGCCTCAAGACGCGGCAGTGGGCGGAGGTACTGCCGGCGCTGACGAACATGGTGGCGGCGGCCCGGACGCTGCGGGCCGGGGGCTGA